In Carnobacterium sp. CP1, the following are encoded in one genomic region:
- the glnA gene encoding type I glutamate--ammonia ligase produces MKKFTAEEIRDSATEQNVRFLRLMFTDIDGTIKNVEVPISQLNKVLDNQMMFDGSSIDGFVRIEESDMYLCPDLATWLVFPWEIGTGKDKVARLICDIYNPDGTPFAGDPRTNLKRVLKEMEELGFTEFNLGPEPEFFLFKLDENGKPTLELNDDGGYFDLAPMDLGENCRREIVLQLEDMGFEIEASHHETAPGQHEIDWKYADAVEACDNIQTFKLIVKTVARQYGLHATFMPKPLQGVSGSGMHFNMSLFNQEGNAFCDETDDLGLSKTAYQFLAGTMKHALAFTAICNPTVNSYKRLIPGYEAPVYVAWSARNRSPLVRVPSSRGMSTRVELRSVDPSANPYLALAVLLKSGLDGIKNEMEVAEPIDRNIYRMTSEERHERGIIDLPSTLHNALKYLREDEVVKEALGSHIYNSFITAKRVEWAAYREQVSEWEQEKYMTLY; encoded by the coding sequence ATGAAAAAATTCACAGCAGAAGAAATCAGAGATAGTGCAACAGAACAAAATGTTCGTTTTTTACGTTTGATGTTTACCGATATTGATGGAACGATCAAAAATGTTGAAGTTCCGATCAGTCAATTGAATAAAGTGTTAGACAATCAAATGATGTTTGATGGATCTTCAATTGATGGTTTTGTCCGAATCGAAGAAAGCGATATGTATTTATGTCCTGATTTGGCTACATGGTTAGTTTTTCCGTGGGAAATTGGCACTGGGAAAGACAAAGTAGCCCGCTTGATCTGTGATATTTATAATCCCGATGGCACACCTTTTGCAGGCGATCCTCGTACCAATTTGAAACGCGTCTTGAAAGAAATGGAAGAGCTAGGCTTTACTGAATTTAATTTAGGGCCAGAACCAGAATTCTTCTTGTTTAAACTTGATGAGAACGGCAAGCCAACTCTCGAATTAAACGACGATGGCGGATACTTTGACCTTGCTCCGATGGATTTAGGTGAAAATTGTCGTCGTGAAATCGTCCTGCAATTAGAAGATATGGGCTTTGAGATTGAAGCAAGTCACCATGAAACAGCTCCGGGCCAACATGAGATCGATTGGAAATACGCTGATGCTGTAGAAGCTTGTGATAATATTCAAACCTTTAAGCTTATTGTTAAGACTGTTGCGCGTCAATATGGCCTCCATGCAACATTTATGCCTAAACCGTTGCAAGGTGTCAGCGGGTCAGGGATGCATTTCAATATGTCTTTATTCAATCAAGAAGGCAATGCTTTTTGTGATGAAACAGATGACTTGGGATTAAGCAAAACGGCTTATCAATTTTTAGCAGGAACGATGAAGCATGCATTAGCGTTTACAGCTATTTGTAATCCTACCGTTAATTCTTATAAACGATTGATTCCAGGCTACGAAGCTCCAGTTTATGTGGCGTGGAGCGCTCGTAACCGTTCGCCGCTGGTTCGTGTACCGAGTTCACGCGGAATGTCTACACGGGTCGAATTACGAAGCGTAGACCCAAGTGCTAATCCTTACTTGGCTTTAGCAGTTCTATTAAAATCAGGTTTGGATGGAATAAAAAACGAAATGGAAGTAGCAGAACCAATTGACCGCAATATTTACCGTATGACTTCTGAAGAACGTCATGAACGAGGCATCATCGATCTTCCGTCTACACTGCATAATGCATTGAAATACCTGCGTGAAGACGAAGTTGTCAAAGAAGCGTTGGGTTCCCATATCTATAATAGTTTTATTACAGCTAAGCGTGTGGAATGGGCAGCTTATCGTGAACAAGTTTCTGAATGGGAGCAAGAGAAATACATGACTCTTTATTGA
- the rpmG gene encoding 50S ribosomal protein L33 translates to MRVNITLECTECKERNYISKKNKRNNPDRVEFKKYCPRERVVTLHRETK, encoded by the coding sequence ATGCGTGTAAACATCACATTGGAATGTACTGAATGTAAAGAACGTAATTACATCTCAAAGAAAAACAAACGTAACAATCCGGACCGTGTAGAATTCAAAAAATACTGCCCGCGCGAACGCGTTGTTACTCTACATCGTGAAACAAAATAA
- a CDS encoding ROK family glucokinase, whose protein sequence is MSKKLIGIDLGGTTVKFAVLTETGEIQQKWSIITDISDEGAKIVPAIVASINEHIERFGMSAADFIGIGMGSPGTVDREKGTVIGAYNLNWKTLQPVKQLIESGTGIPFAIDNDANVAALGERWKGAGENEDDMAFLTLGTGVGGGIVAEGHLLHGAAGAAGEVGHITVEPNGYDCTCGKKGCLETVASATGVVRLARDYAEEYAGESNLKVMVDDGQLVTAKDVFEFAKQKDALAVHVIDKVAFYLGLACGNIANILNPSTIVIGGGVSNAGEFLTDQVQDYFNTFTFPTVRDSCKIRLAQLGNDAGVIGASSLIKGIVAKQVEAAD, encoded by the coding sequence ATGTCAAAGAAATTAATTGGGATTGATTTAGGCGGAACAACAGTAAAATTTGCGGTATTGACAGAAACCGGTGAAATTCAACAAAAATGGAGCATCATAACCGATATTTCCGATGAAGGTGCAAAAATAGTGCCAGCGATCGTCGCATCTATCAATGAACACATTGAACGATTTGGAATGTCGGCAGCCGATTTTATCGGTATTGGCATGGGGTCGCCAGGAACGGTCGATCGCGAAAAAGGTACGGTTATTGGGGCTTACAATTTAAACTGGAAAACGTTGCAACCGGTAAAACAACTGATTGAAAGTGGCACAGGAATTCCTTTTGCCATAGATAATGATGCCAATGTTGCCGCTCTTGGAGAACGCTGGAAAGGCGCTGGAGAAAATGAAGATGATATGGCGTTTCTAACCTTAGGCACTGGTGTGGGGGGCGGAATCGTAGCAGAGGGACACTTGCTGCATGGAGCTGCAGGCGCCGCTGGAGAAGTTGGACACATAACGGTCGAACCAAATGGATATGACTGTACCTGTGGTAAAAAAGGATGTCTTGAAACAGTGGCTAGCGCAACAGGAGTTGTCCGCTTAGCGAGAGATTATGCTGAGGAGTACGCTGGCGAATCAAACTTGAAAGTTATGGTCGATGATGGACAGCTGGTAACCGCAAAAGATGTGTTTGAATTTGCTAAACAAAAGGATGCTTTAGCAGTTCATGTGATCGATAAAGTAGCTTTTTATCTAGGTTTGGCTTGTGGCAATATCGCGAATATTCTTAATCCTTCTACGATTGTTATTGGCGGAGGCGTATCCAATGCCGGAGAATTTTTAACAGATCAAGTACAAGATTACTTCAACACCTTTACTTTCCCGACGGTTCGCGACAGTTGTAAAATACGTTTGGCACAATTGGGTAATGATGCAGGCGTAATAGGCGCTAGCTCGTTAATTAAAGGAATCGTGGCTAAACAAGTTGAAGCAGCCGACTAA
- a CDS encoding rhodanese-like domain-containing protein — protein sequence MNGNVLLNTILLIIIIGWGGYELYQYFNRKRAAVELTEEEFKKNMRKVQLIDVREKADFDAGHILGARNIPFSLFKTRMVEIRKDQPVYLYDHNKALSGRAAVKLRKAGYEELYRLKGGYRDWTGKVKKK from the coding sequence TTGAATGGAAATGTACTATTAAATACAATTTTATTGATCATTATTATAGGATGGGGCGGTTACGAACTGTATCAATACTTTAACCGCAAACGTGCTGCAGTTGAATTAACAGAAGAAGAATTCAAAAAAAATATGCGGAAAGTTCAATTGATTGATGTTCGTGAGAAAGCTGATTTTGATGCTGGCCATATTCTAGGTGCTCGAAATATTCCTTTTTCTTTGTTTAAAACGAGAATGGTTGAGATCAGAAAAGATCAACCTGTTTATCTTTATGACCACAATAAAGCTTTAAGTGGGCGTGCTGCAGTTAAATTGCGTAAAGCAGGCTATGAAGAGTTGTATCGTTTGAAAGGCGGTTACCGTGATTGGACCGGCAAAGTTAAGAAAAAATAA
- a CDS encoding YqgU-like beta propeller domain-containing protein, giving the protein MRKKVPKTIGIGIFVLLFAAVLFLGSCSKEHPKETGKAEEEHVYHELPISYESFRKVIGWLSDEEILVHAGEMNADTLYRFNLFSGKLTPIYEAGSIILTAAISENKQQIFIQVAGEAGGELRIINLAGEEQQKLAIETNGYLNVQWNPVEQNQLFISYYQWEEEMVVQKWDIETNQLKDIKSNSLTPIWYSENLYLYVDNTGDFLLKTGELYMGDIRNDEVTRIRNQVSGFFLSNDTFVTFSPSDFSKNELLLTRQYPFMVDKGFITVPKVSMNERLVFPYLTQSGRKEAIYGVFAKEPTQLELETGEFEFGKLNFDTRKIEPIVDVPDNAPISIAGNGRYSLYGWRFEYIIDLEQKKVYPLIPMETP; this is encoded by the coding sequence ATGAGAAAAAAAGTACCAAAAACCATTGGAATTGGAATATTCGTGCTGCTTTTTGCTGCCGTTTTATTTTTGGGGAGCTGTAGCAAAGAGCACCCTAAAGAGACTGGCAAAGCAGAAGAAGAACATGTTTATCATGAACTTCCAATATCTTATGAAAGTTTCAGAAAAGTCATCGGTTGGCTTTCTGATGAAGAAATACTGGTGCATGCTGGAGAAATGAATGCTGATACATTGTATCGATTTAATCTTTTTTCCGGTAAATTGACCCCGATATACGAAGCTGGTAGTATTATTTTGACCGCAGCCATCTCTGAGAATAAACAGCAAATTTTTATTCAAGTTGCTGGTGAAGCTGGCGGAGAATTGCGTATTATTAATTTAGCTGGAGAAGAGCAGCAAAAATTAGCAATTGAAACGAATGGGTATTTAAATGTTCAATGGAACCCAGTAGAACAAAATCAATTATTTATATCTTATTATCAATGGGAAGAAGAAATGGTTGTTCAAAAATGGGACATTGAGACAAATCAATTAAAAGACATCAAATCGAATTCATTAACGCCGATTTGGTATTCTGAGAACCTTTATTTATATGTGGATAATACTGGAGACTTTTTATTGAAAACAGGGGAATTGTATATGGGCGATATTCGTAACGATGAGGTGACGCGGATTCGGAATCAAGTTTCTGGCTTCTTCTTAAGCAATGACACGTTCGTCACATTTTCACCATCTGATTTCAGCAAAAACGAGTTGCTTTTAACTCGTCAGTATCCATTTATGGTCGATAAAGGATTCATTACCGTACCAAAGGTTTCAATGAATGAACGTTTAGTTTTTCCTTATTTGACACAATCAGGCAGAAAAGAAGCTATTTATGGAGTATTTGCCAAAGAGCCAACTCAATTAGAGTTAGAAACAGGTGAATTTGAATTTGGTAAACTAAATTTTGATACGCGAAAAATTGAACCAATCGTCGATGTGCCGGATAATGCACCCATCAGCATTGCTGGAAATGGTCGATACAGTTTGTATGGTTGGCGTTTTGAGTATATTATTGATTTAGAACAAAAGAAAGTCTATCCTTTGATTCCAATGGAGACCCCTTAA
- the miaA gene encoding tRNA (adenosine(37)-N6)-dimethylallyltransferase MiaA, giving the protein MVTKPKIIVIVGPTAVGKTSLSIALAKRFDGEIISGDSMQIYKQLDIGTAKATLTERSGIPHYLIDEVSAAENYTVSDFQKRARCLIQEISAKGKVPIIVGGTGLYMESLLYDVSFGGKGENDGMFRAEKEAEAAEHGSLYVWEELKKADPIAAENIHVNNVRRVIRALEVLHVTGRPFSASQNERETKEPLYDAKIIGLTTDRALLYKRINKRVEEMIDQGLETEARWLVEQGLQEAQAMRGIGYKEWLPYFNGEGTVSSVVESIQQNSRRYAKRQFTWFRNRMKDVEWWNLVERPESEKDLIEEVQQFLNQTTLER; this is encoded by the coding sequence ATTGTGACTAAACCGAAAATTATCGTTATTGTAGGACCAACAGCTGTTGGCAAAACAAGTTTAAGCATTGCATTAGCCAAACGGTTTGATGGCGAAATCATCAGTGGCGATTCAATGCAAATTTATAAACAGTTAGATATCGGAACAGCAAAAGCAACTTTAACAGAACGGTCTGGAATTCCTCACTACTTGATCGATGAAGTTTCAGCTGCAGAAAATTACACTGTTTCCGACTTTCAAAAAAGAGCTAGATGCTTGATCCAAGAAATCAGTGCTAAAGGCAAGGTCCCGATTATTGTTGGCGGAACGGGCTTATACATGGAATCTTTATTGTATGATGTGAGTTTTGGCGGAAAAGGAGAAAATGATGGAATGTTTCGGGCTGAAAAAGAAGCAGAAGCTGCAGAACATGGCTCGCTTTATGTGTGGGAAGAACTAAAAAAAGCAGATCCCATCGCAGCCGAGAATATTCATGTTAATAATGTCAGACGAGTCATTCGTGCTCTGGAAGTCCTTCATGTTACTGGTCGTCCTTTTTCTGCTTCGCAAAACGAACGTGAAACAAAAGAACCTTTATATGACGCAAAAATTATCGGATTGACCACCGATCGAGCGCTTCTCTATAAACGCATCAATAAGCGGGTGGAAGAGATGATCGATCAAGGATTGGAAACAGAAGCACGTTGGTTAGTTGAACAAGGATTGCAAGAAGCTCAAGCAATGCGCGGCATAGGCTATAAAGAATGGCTGCCTTATTTTAATGGAGAAGGAACAGTTTCGTCAGTTGTAGAATCCATCCAACAGAATTCCAGGCGGTATGCTAAGCGTCAATTCACTTGGTTCAGAAACCGAATGAAAGATGTTGAATGGTGGAATTTAGTGGAACGTCCCGAATCTGAAAAAGATCTCATTGAGGAAGTCCAGCAATTTTTAAATCAAACTACACTAGAGAGGTAG
- a CDS encoding glycerophosphodiester phosphodiesterase, with protein sequence MRRTEVIAHRGSKGTHPENTLPAFEEALKAGSDGIELDVQLSGDQELVVIHDETVDRTSDGHGLVGEFTLQELKTLDAGSWFASEYAFSRIPSLQEVFDLLNSYQYTGVLNIEFKTNKYPYPGIEEKVMELVCRQNWPFAIEYSSFNYQTLRRVKKLDQSNKIALLFEQSEGAIEILDNRFLVTMWHPKLTWLREISESNVPKIPTRPWTVNHSHDLDYCFSKRTYGVITDYPAKALAIREKWQS encoded by the coding sequence ATGAGAAGAACAGAAGTTATCGCTCATAGAGGCAGTAAAGGAACACATCCTGAAAATACACTTCCTGCTTTTGAAGAAGCTTTAAAAGCAGGAAGTGACGGAATTGAATTAGATGTCCAACTGAGTGGAGATCAAGAACTTGTGGTGATCCATGATGAAACAGTAGACCGGACGAGTGATGGCCATGGTTTGGTAGGTGAGTTTACTTTACAAGAATTAAAAACTTTGGATGCGGGCAGTTGGTTTGCTTCGGAATACGCATTTAGCCGTATTCCTAGTTTGCAAGAAGTTTTTGATTTATTGAACAGCTATCAGTATACTGGTGTATTAAATATTGAGTTCAAAACAAATAAATACCCTTATCCAGGTATCGAAGAAAAAGTGATGGAACTGGTTTGCCGACAAAATTGGCCGTTCGCTATTGAATATTCAAGTTTTAATTATCAAACTCTTAGACGTGTGAAAAAATTGGACCAATCCAATAAAATAGCTTTACTGTTTGAACAAAGTGAAGGGGCGATAGAAATATTGGATAATCGGTTTCTCGTCACTATGTGGCACCCAAAATTAACATGGCTTCGAGAAATCAGCGAGTCCAATGTACCAAAAATCCCTACTCGTCCTTGGACCGTCAATCATAGCCATGACTTGGACTACTGTTTCAGTAAAAGAACATATGGTGTTATCACTGATTACCCAGCAAAAGCTCTCGCAATTCGAGAAAAATGGCAATCATAG
- a CDS encoding rhomboid family intramembrane serine protease: MDYQTEMKIKRFFKQPLLTYAFLGLQILLFILMTFNGGSTNTHTLIEYGAKFNPFIVLGDWWRLFTPMFLHIGWMHLLLNSIILYYLGIQLESIFGHWRFGLIYLLSGFAGNAASFAFNNAISAGASTAIFGLFGAALMLGKTYPNNPAIQQMSKNFMLLVLINLVFGVFDSSIDLAGHIGGLAGGYLLATAISTIDPLPRWKKRRLQFGGLFLVMVILLLVIGYVRTRFLF, translated from the coding sequence TTGGATTACCAAACGGAAATGAAAATAAAACGTTTTTTTAAGCAGCCGCTTTTGACATATGCCTTTTTAGGCCTTCAAATTTTACTGTTTATCTTAATGACCTTTAACGGGGGCAGTACGAATACCCATACGTTGATTGAATACGGTGCAAAATTTAATCCTTTTATTGTTTTAGGAGATTGGTGGCGTTTATTTACGCCGATGTTTCTGCATATTGGTTGGATGCACCTTTTACTCAATTCAATTATTTTATACTATCTAGGAATTCAACTGGAAAGTATTTTTGGTCATTGGCGTTTTGGATTGATTTATCTATTAAGCGGATTTGCTGGAAATGCAGCTAGTTTTGCTTTTAATAATGCTATTTCTGCAGGAGCCAGCACCGCTATATTTGGACTGTTCGGAGCCGCTCTAATGTTAGGGAAAACCTACCCTAATAATCCAGCTATTCAGCAGATGTCAAAAAACTTTATGTTGTTGGTTTTAATTAATTTAGTCTTTGGTGTTTTTGATTCTTCTATTGATTTGGCAGGGCATATTGGCGGACTTGCAGGAGGTTATTTGTTAGCAACGGCTATCAGTACGATAGATCCATTACCGCGTTGGAAAAAACGTCGTTTGCAATTTGGCGGACTTTTTCTTGTCATGGTGATTTTACTCCTAGTCATAGGTTACGTGAGAACTCGATTTCTTTTTTGA
- a CDS encoding helix-turn-helix domain-containing protein, which yields MYLTLEETAEYLDLTISEVYRLVREKQIRTVSDGENLLVNKEQFNLYFKALEKYKAELQDYLNETLPEDSDIKDED from the coding sequence ATGTATCTAACGCTTGAAGAAACTGCAGAATATCTGGATCTCACGATTTCAGAGGTCTATCGCCTTGTTCGTGAAAAACAAATCCGTACCGTATCCGATGGTGAAAATCTATTGGTCAATAAAGAACAATTTAATCTTTACTTTAAAGCTTTAGAAAAATATAAAGCTGAGTTGCAGGATTATTTAAATGAAACCTTACCCGAAGACAGCGACATTAAAGATGAAGACTGA
- a CDS encoding methionine gamma-lyase family protein, whose product MSWNSHYAPELIEKIKMVEEKIKPVHEQIHEVALANQNKVLSSFRNKKVSEQNFTPSTGYGYDDYGRDVLEEVYADVFKAEAGLVRPQIISGTHAIATALFGVMRPGDDLLYITGSPYDTLLEIVGVTGNGIGSFKEYQMGYDHVDLLEDGSVDFETVKEKITKKPKVVAIQRSRGYADRPSFTIEKIKEMIDVVKTVHPTAIIFVDNCYGEFVEQKEPIEVGADLMAGSLIKNPGGGLAKTGGYIVGRLDLIEACGYRLTSPGIGREAGASLYSLQEMYQGFFMAPHAVGEALKGAVYTAALLETCGVDSSPKWNDPRTDLIQMISLNDKDKMIQFAQTIQKYSPINAHVTPVGAYMPGYEDDVIMAAGTFIQGSSIELTADGPIRPPYTLYVQGGLTYEHVKLAVSSAVSELYYPQ is encoded by the coding sequence ATGAGTTGGAACAGTCACTATGCACCCGAATTAATCGAGAAAATAAAAATGGTTGAGGAAAAAATCAAACCTGTTCATGAGCAGATTCATGAAGTTGCTTTGGCCAATCAAAATAAAGTATTAAGCAGTTTTAGAAATAAAAAAGTTTCAGAACAAAACTTTACGCCTTCGACCGGTTATGGTTATGACGATTACGGCCGTGATGTGTTGGAAGAAGTGTATGCTGATGTTTTTAAAGCAGAAGCGGGTCTAGTAAGACCGCAGATCATTTCAGGAACCCATGCTATCGCAACAGCCTTATTTGGAGTGATGCGTCCTGGAGACGACCTGTTGTACATTACGGGATCGCCTTATGATACGTTATTGGAAATCGTTGGAGTAACCGGTAATGGCATTGGGTCTTTTAAAGAATATCAAATGGGGTATGACCACGTTGATTTATTAGAAGACGGTAGTGTCGACTTTGAAACAGTCAAAGAAAAAATCACAAAAAAACCAAAAGTGGTTGCCATACAACGTTCACGCGGTTACGCTGATCGTCCTTCTTTCACGATTGAAAAAATCAAGGAGATGATCGACGTTGTTAAAACCGTTCATCCAACAGCGATTATTTTTGTAGACAATTGCTACGGTGAATTTGTTGAACAAAAAGAGCCTATCGAAGTCGGAGCTGATTTAATGGCGGGTTCGTTGATTAAAAACCCAGGTGGCGGTTTAGCTAAAACAGGCGGCTATATTGTAGGACGTTTAGATTTAATAGAAGCTTGCGGATACCGTTTGACTTCTCCAGGAATCGGACGTGAAGCAGGGGCTTCTTTATACAGCCTGCAAGAAATGTACCAAGGGTTTTTCATGGCACCCCATGCAGTTGGAGAGGCTTTAAAAGGCGCGGTGTACACTGCAGCTTTATTGGAAACCTGCGGAGTAGACAGTTCGCCGAAATGGAACGATCCGCGAACAGATTTGATTCAAATGATTTCATTAAACGACAAAGACAAAATGATCCAATTTGCCCAAACGATTCAAAAGTATTCACCTATTAACGCTCATGTGACTCCGGTTGGAGCTTATATGCCTGGTTATGAAGATGATGTCATCATGGCTGCTGGAACATTTATCCAAGGCTCAAGTATTGAACTAACAGCCGATGGTCCGATTAGACCACCTTATACATTGTATGTCCAAGGCGGGTTGACATATGAACATGTCAAATTGGCAGTAAGCTCTGCTGTATCGGAATTGTATTATCCTCAATAG
- the hflX gene encoding GTPase HflX, producing the protein METKKEQEKVVLVGVQTNETDQDFAYSLNELAQLTETALGKVVGELTQKRERFDPRTFLGKGKLEELGHLVEESAADVVIFNHALTPGQTRNIQEVIDVKIIDRIQLILDIFAMRAQSKEGKLQVELAQLQYMLPRLAGQGINLSRLGGGIGTRGPGETKLETDRRHIRDQISDIKRTLKETEKHRDRNRIQRKESGTFQIGLMGYTNAGKSTLLNKLTQAETYEENQLFATLDPLTRKLVLPSGMNVTLTDTVGFIQDLPTELIEAFQSTLEETRNVDLLLHVVDSSAENMAGHEKTVMQLLKELKMDHIPMLTVYNKKDLVDGMFFPSLYPNVWISAKEPADIAVLLEEITNHMREIMVPYQIEVNAAEGHKLVRLKQETLLLSETYDEEKNVYIVRGYANKESKWIGESH; encoded by the coding sequence ATGGAAACTAAAAAAGAACAAGAAAAAGTAGTGCTTGTCGGTGTTCAAACAAACGAAACAGATCAAGATTTTGCCTATTCACTAAATGAGCTCGCTCAGTTGACAGAGACAGCTTTAGGAAAAGTTGTCGGCGAGTTGACTCAAAAAAGAGAGCGTTTTGATCCTAGAACATTTTTAGGTAAAGGCAAACTGGAAGAGTTAGGACATTTAGTTGAAGAGTCTGCAGCAGATGTCGTCATTTTTAACCATGCATTAACACCGGGACAAACCCGAAACATTCAAGAAGTCATTGATGTGAAAATTATTGATCGAATCCAACTAATTTTAGATATTTTCGCTATGCGTGCTCAAAGCAAAGAAGGCAAACTGCAAGTTGAACTGGCTCAATTGCAATATATGCTGCCTCGTTTAGCTGGACAAGGAATCAATTTGTCGCGTTTAGGTGGAGGAATCGGAACTAGAGGTCCTGGTGAAACCAAATTAGAAACAGATCGTCGTCATATTCGTGATCAAATCAGCGATATCAAACGTACGTTAAAAGAAACAGAAAAACACCGTGACCGTAATCGTATACAGCGGAAAGAAAGCGGGACCTTCCAGATAGGGTTGATGGGGTATACAAATGCTGGAAAATCAACGTTGTTAAACAAATTGACACAAGCCGAAACGTATGAAGAAAATCAGTTGTTTGCTACATTGGATCCTTTGACTCGCAAACTAGTCTTACCGTCAGGGATGAATGTTACATTAACAGATACGGTTGGATTTATTCAAGATTTGCCAACAGAATTGATTGAAGCTTTTCAGTCAACATTGGAAGAAACTCGCAATGTAGATTTGTTGCTGCATGTAGTAGATTCTTCTGCAGAAAATATGGCTGGGCATGAAAAAACAGTTATGCAACTATTGAAAGAGTTAAAAATGGATCATATTCCTATGTTGACAGTTTACAATAAAAAGGATTTGGTTGACGGTATGTTTTTCCCAAGCCTATACCCCAATGTATGGATATCAGCTAAAGAACCTGCGGATATTGCTGTTTTACTGGAAGAAATCACGAATCATATGAGAGAGATCATGGTTCCTTATCAAATTGAAGTAAACGCAGCAGAAGGCCATAAATTGGTTCGTTTAAAACAAGAGACGTTGCTGCTGTCAGAAACCTATGACGAAGAAAAAAACGTTTATATTGTAAGAGGCTATGCAAATAAAGAGTCAAAATGGATTGGAGAGAGTCACTAA
- a CDS encoding 5-formyltetrahydrofolate cyclo-ligase, whose translation MTKQEIRKQTIERLKELTGKQKKEQEAAILARLFQTVEWKEAKIIATTMAQEMELNTRPIIEKAWEEGKQVVLPRAKKNRIMDFVRYTSETPMETSTFGLSEPAAALPAIPKADIDMVIVPGLAFSEKGYRVGFGGGYYDRFLADYTGNTVSLVFNEQKIPSFEIESFDIPIGLLITVNETKQTI comes from the coding sequence ATGACCAAACAAGAAATCCGCAAACAAACCATTGAACGATTAAAAGAATTAACCGGCAAGCAAAAAAAAGAACAAGAAGCAGCTATTTTGGCACGCCTTTTCCAAACGGTGGAATGGAAAGAAGCTAAAATCATTGCTACTACAATGGCACAAGAAATGGAATTAAACACCCGACCCATTATTGAGAAAGCATGGGAAGAAGGGAAACAGGTAGTGCTTCCTAGAGCGAAAAAAAACCGGATCATGGATTTCGTTAGGTATACTTCAGAAACACCGATGGAAACTTCAACATTTGGTTTATCAGAACCAGCGGCTGCCTTGCCCGCTATCCCGAAAGCAGACATTGATATGGTAATTGTTCCTGGATTAGCTTTTTCTGAAAAAGGATACCGTGTTGGTTTTGGTGGCGGCTATTATGATCGTTTCTTAGCTGACTATACTGGGAACACCGTTTCACTAGTTTTTAACGAGCAAAAGATACCTTCTTTTGAAATAGAATCTTTTGATATTCCGATCGGCCTTTTAATTACAGTCAATGAAACGAAGCAGACTATTTGA
- a CDS encoding YqgQ family protein, translated as MKTMYDVQQLLKRYGIFIYVGKRLWDIELMLIELKKIHEQGLIENDEYMTALLILKQEHRVEESKENQTKK; from the coding sequence GTGAAAACAATGTATGATGTGCAACAGCTGTTAAAACGTTACGGTATTTTTATTTATGTAGGAAAACGGTTATGGGATATTGAGTTGATGTTGATTGAATTGAAAAAAATTCATGAGCAAGGCTTAATTGAAAATGATGAATATATGACAGCCCTTTTGATTCTTAAACAAGAACATCGAGTTGAAGAATCAAAAGAAAATCAGACGAAAAAATAA